The window AGGCCCACGCCGCGCGTTCGTGGCGGCGTTGCAGCACACCGAAGGCGTCGGGGGCTCCATCGCTCACCCTCTGCAGCAGTTCGGCATCGGACAACTCCTGCGGTTGCGAGCCGGAATTCCAGAGCACAAACCCACCTGCTCGTCGGGGTCGGATCCATTGGAATGCACAGTCAGCGGGCACTCACGCGCGGGTCGGGTTCACCGAACCGCGAGGCACGGTCAGCCCTTCAGGGCGCCCAGCGTCAGATTGCCGACGATGCGTCGGCCGAACACCAGGAAGAGGAGCAGCAGCGGCAGGGTCCCGAGGAGCGCTCCAGCCATGATCACCGATTGGTCGGGGACATAGCCCTGGGCCAGCTTGACCATCGCCACCTGCACGGTCGGGTTCTCCGAGGTGAGGACGACGAACGGCCAGAAGAAGTCGTTCCAGGACTGCACGAACGTGATCAGGAACAGCACCAGCATCCCGGGCCGAGCCGCGGGCAGGACCACGTGCCAAAAGATCCGATGGGAGCCCGCGCCGTCCACCCGGGCCGCCTCGATGAGTTCGTCGGGCAGTGCCTCGGCGAGGTACTGGCGCATGAAGAACACACCGACCGCGCTGACCAGAGTCGGGGCGATCACCGCCGGCAGACGGCCGTACCAGCCCAGTGAGGTCATGATCTGGAACAGGGGAATCACACTGAGCTGGGGCGGCACCGCGGCGGTGGCGATGACGACCAGCAGCAGGGCGGTGCGCAACCGGAAACGAAGCTTGGCGAAGGCGTATCCGGCGAGGGTGGCGAACAGCGCGGTGGACGCGGCCACCGACCCGGACACCACGAAGGAGTTGAGGACGGCCTTGCCCAGATCCGCGTCCCGCCAGGCAGCGCCCAGGTTGCTGATCAGCCTGCCGCCAGGGAGCAGCGGAGGGGCTGCTCGGTTGACGGCCTGGCTGGAGGTCGAGGCGGCGACGATCGTCCAGTACAGGGGGAACAGCGAGATCACGGCCATCAGACCGAGCAGCAGATAGGCGACCGGCCCGCCGTGCGCCTGCCGGCCGGCACCGGGCCGGAACGGTGACGCGGAGCGGCGAGGGCGGACACCGCGGGCATCGGGGCCGCGCACCCGCGAGGGCCGGCGGGAGAGGGTCGTCTCCGTCGGGGCGGTCATGGCGTCATCGCCTCCGTGCGCGTCGCGCGACAACCGCCTGGGTCAGCGCGATCAGGATGATCAGCAAAAACATCAGCCAGGCCAGCGCCGATGCCCGCCCGGCGTTCCCGTTCGCCCACCCCGTCTGGTACAGGAGCAGGCCCAGTGTCTGGTACTGGCCGTCGGCACCGCCCTGCACCGCCTGCGACCCACCCCCGAAGATCAGCGGTTCGCCGAACAGCTGGATGCTGCCGATGGTGGAGATCACGATCGTGAAGACGATGGTGGGGCGGATGCCGGGGATCGTCACGTAGAGGAGCTGCTGCCGGCGGGAGGCGCCGTCCAGTGCCGCCGCCTCGTAGCGCTCCTGCGGGATCGCCTGGATCGCGGCCAGGAACAGCAGCGCGTTGTAGCCGGTCCAGCGCCAGATGACGATGGCGGAGACGGCCAGCTGGGAGGAGAGGGTGCCGCCCTCCCAGTCCACAGGGCCCAGGCCCAGGCTGTGCAGTGCCCAGTTCACCAGGCCGAAGTCGCGGCTGAACGCGAACTGGAAGAACAGCGCGGCGGCGCCCGCCGAGGTCGCGTACGGCACCAGTGACGCCACCCGCCACATCAGCGCGCCGCGCAGACGGTAGTTCAGCAGGTGCGCCAGACCGAGCGCCATCAGCAGTTGGGGAACCGCCGAAATGACCCCGATGGAGATCGTGTTGAGCGTCGCCTTCCAGAACCGCGGGCTGGTCAGCAGGTCGTCGTAGTTCCCCAGTCCGGTCCAGGACAGCGCGTTCAGCTCGACGAGCTGAACGTCGTGCAGGGACAACCAGGCGGTGTACGCCAGGGGATAGAGACCGAACGCACCGAACAGCACGAAGAACGGCGCCACATACGTGTACGGGGTGATCTTGAGGCCCCAGCGGTAGCGCCGGCCGCGCCGTGCGGAGGAGGTGGGCGCGAGGGGGGATGCCATTGCGGATCGCTCAGTCCTTCCCGATGGCCGACTCGACCTCGCCCAGGGACTGCCGCCAGGACTCGTCCGGGTTCATTCCCTGTTGCTCGACCCGGGTCAGACCGCTGGAGATGGCGTTGGTGATCAGGCCCTGATCCGGACCGATGTTCAGCGTCGGCATGTCCTTCGCCGCCGCCCCGAAGATGCGTCCCACGGGAGCGTCGCTGAAGTACCGGCTCCGGGTGCCGGCGACCGAGGGGCCGGCGGCGGCGGTGCGGGAGGACGGGAAGTTGCCCGCGGAGGCGTCGGCGAAGGTCTTGGCCTGCTGGGCCGGATCGGTCAGCCAGGCGGCGAGCTTCTCGGCCTCGCCCCGGACCTCGCTGTTCTCGGGAACGGTCAGGAAGGAACCGCCCCAGTTGGCGGGGGCAGGCGCTCTGGCGATGTCCCACTGGCCCTCGCCCCCGGGACCGGCGGCCTGGGAGATCTGGCCGAGCATCCAGGAGGGGCAGACCACGGTGGCGAACTTCGCAGCCGAGAACGACTTGCGCCAGTTGGTCTGGAACTGCTGCAGCCTGGCGGTCATCCCCGAGGCGTTGGCCCGGGCGGCCAGGTCGTAGGCCCTCCGGACACCGGGGTTGCTGTCGTGGACCAGCTTGCCGGAGGAGTCGTAGTAGGACGTGGTCTGTCCGAAGATCATGGCGTTGTAGAGGCCGTTGCCGGTGTCCATGAAGCGCAGGCTCTTGTCCTCGGTCTGCTTCTGGAACCTCTCGCCGACGTCCACGTACCTCTCCCAGCCGGCTGCCCACAGGTCGCCGACGGCATCGCGCTGTGTCGGCAACCCGGCCTGCCGGAACAGGTCCTTGCGGTAACACACGGCCATGGGGCCGATGTCGGTCCCCAGGCCGAGCACCCGGCCGTCCTCGGCCTCGGCCTGGTCCCACTTCCACGGGTAGAAGGAGTCGGCGCGCACTCCCGGGGCCTGTGAGAGATCGGCGAACATGCCGGCCTTGCTCCCGGCGATGGTGCGAATGCGGCCCACCTCGACGCTGACGATGTCGCCCAGGCCCTGACCGCTGCTCAGTTTGGGCTGCAGAGCCTGCCAGTAGGTGGCCTCGTCGGCGGCGTTGTCCTCCTCGATGGTGATGCCGGGATGGAGTCTCTCGTACTCCTCGAACAGCCCTGACGTGTTGAAGCCCATGTTGGAGAAGGTGGAGATCCGGATGGTGACCCTTCCGGATGCCGGGCCGTCGGAGCTGTCGCAGCTTGTGGTGGCGACAGCCAGCGCCAGAGCTGAGGCGACGGTCGTGGTGACTCGCAGAGCACCGCCTGGATTCATCGAGGCACATCCCCCGTACGGCCGAAACATTCGGCAACTTTCCTTGTGCACGTCGGGCAAGTTAGGGGCACGTGCGGGGCGTCGTCAAGGGAAGGTGGCGGCAAGTGCGCGCCCAGGGAGGGCGGATCGGCATAGCAAGGGCTTGCCGAAACTATCGGCGGCGCTGCGTATGCTTGCCGCAGCAAGCCGATACAGAGACGAGGTCATGCATGCCCGGCGGACGGAGCAGCAGCGGAGCGACGGTCCGGACCGGCGCTGCTGATCCCGCTGCGCGTGTCACCATCGCCGAGATCGCCCGGGAAGCCGGGGTCTCGGCACCTACGGTCTCCAAGGTCCTCAACGGCCACGAACAGGTGGCGCCGGAGACTCGGGCCCGTGTCGAGGAACTGCTGCGGCGGCACAACTACCTGCGCCGCCGCGCCCGCCCGAAGAGGACGGCCGGCTGGATCGACCTGGTCATCCGGGAGGTGGACAGCCTGTGGGCGGGCGAGGTGATGCAAGGAGTGCAGAGCGCGGCGGCCGAGCACGGTGCCGAGGTGGTCGTGACCGCGGCCCACGGAACCACCACCGACACCGGGCGCTGGCTGGACAATGTGTCCACGCGCGGCTCCGACGGGATCGTCCTGGCGGTCACCGATCTCACCCCGCCCCAGCGCGAGCAGGTCGATGCCCTCGGTATCCCGATGGCCGTGGTCGACCCGGTCGGCAGCCCCGACGCCGGGGTGCCGACGGTCGGCGCGACGAACTGGCAGGGCGGCTTGGTCGCGACCCGGCATCTGCTCGATCTGGGGCACCGCAGGATCGGCATCCTGCGAGGCCTGGAGGACGCGCTGTGCGCGCGAGCGCGCCTGGACGGGTATCGCGCGGCACTCGAGGGAGCGGGCATCGAGGTCGACCCGGCCCTGCAGCGGCCCGGCGACTTCTACTACACCACCGGGTTCTCCGGCATGCGTGACCTGCTCGCCCTCCCCGACCCGCCCACCGCGGTCTTCGCCTGCAGCGATCTGATGGCCCTGGGCGCATACGAGGCGATCAGACAGGCCGGGCTCCGGGTCGCGACCGATGTGAGCATCGTCGGGTTCGACGACGTTCCGAACGCCGCCTGGGCTTCCCCGCCGCTGACCACGGTGAGCCAGCCGTTGCGCGAGATGGCGGCCCTCGCGGCGCGCATCGTGCTGCAGGGCGCGGACGCGGTGCTCCCCGGTCCGACGCTGCGGATGGAGCTGGCCACCCACCTGGTCGTGCGGGAGAGCACCGGCACCGCGCCCGGCGGGTCCAACGTCTGAGACCCACGCCGGTACATGACCGACGAGCCGGCCCGGCCGGACGCGGAGCGCGGATCAGGGAACGGTGACGATGAGCACCTGGCCGTGAGCGGACAGATGTTGTGCGTCCTGCATACCGGCGACCCAGCTGGTCAGGGCGTAACGGCCCGGCTCGAGGGGCATCCCGAGGACCGCGCTCCGGCCCGGGGAGAGCGGGGGCGTGCCCAGTTGCGCGGCGAGGTCGAACGGCGCGGCGCTCCACGGTTCCTGGAAGAACCTCTGGATGTCGGCCTCGGTGACGGAGTCGTCGGTGAGGGGGTACACCGCGAGCTCGTCGACCTGTCCCCGCATCGCGTTCACGTAGCGCACGGGCCGGTCCCGGCGTATGCGTCCCTCCAGGACGAAGCGCGGGCCCATCTTCGTGTCGACGGCGATGACGGTGGCGGAGGGACGCGGACGCCCGGCTCCGGCGACGTCCGCCGCGTGGACGAGGAGCGGGCTGACGTACTCCGTGCCGGGGAGGGGATCGCGTCCGACGCGGGGCCCCTCGAAGTCCTTGTACTCCAGGACGAGGTACCGCCCGGGCGGCAGCCACGCGGTGAAGGACGACTGTGAACCGGGGACCGCCATGGCGCCGCCGAACAGCTCGGCGTCGGCCATCAGATCCTTGGACGCCTGAATGACGTCCTGCGCGTTCTTCTTCTCGAAGACGTCGCGCAGGTGTCTGCGGAAGGCGGCCTCGCCGACGCCGCGGCGGAGTCGGGCGATGCCGACGATGCCGGTACGGGTACTGGTGGTGCGTACCCGGAAGGTCACCGCGCCGGCGGCCGCGGTCGTCGGCGCTCTGAACCCGTCCTCGCCGGTGACGATGTCGAGCGGTTCCGGTCCCCGAGTCGGCGATCCGGCGCCGATGAGCGCGGCGACTCCCGTCGCCGTTCCGGCGGTCAGAAGACCGCGTCTGGTCCACGTGTTCATGATCTGCTCCTCTGCTGGCTGTGGCATCGGATGGTCGTGTGCCTCGTACGGGTCGGAGATGGGTTGAGGACCGGCCGGGCACGCACGGGCCGGGAGTTCACCGGCAGGTCAGACGAACGGGCCGCCCACCAGGCGGTACTGGAGCAGCATGCTCGCCATCGCGACCGCGGCCATCGCCGTGAGGGTGAACAGGATGCGGCCGGACACGTTCCACCAGCCGCGGAACCAGGCCGCGATCGCCCCCGCCACCACACCCAGTGCCAGCAGCACGAGTGCCGTTCCCAGCATCGTCACGATGGACAGCAGCGGGGGTCCCAGCAGCACGGCTTCCATCATCGCGTTGCCGTCCCGGACGACCGCGGCGAGTGCGGCCGTGAACGCGGCCGCGATCAGCCCGGTCGCCGAGGCCGTGGCGCGTGCGACCCGTGCCGCGGGAGGGTGCGGGGTTCGGCCCCGAAGCCGCCGTACCAGGGCGATGACGGGAAGGGCGATCGCGGCGAGTATCAGCGTGCCCGTGCCGGCAGCGAGCAGTCCGAGGTGCAGGGACGGGGACTGGTGCCAGGTCAGCTTCGCGTATGTGCTCGACGGCACTGCCGACGAGACGAGCACGCCGCCCCGGGTGAAGGCAAGCGTCGCGCTTCCGCCGCGCTCCTGGAACAGGCCGTCGCCGAGCGCGAGCCAGCGCTGTTCCGGCTGGTCGGGGTCGAGGGAGAGCCCGGTGGTGCGCAGCCCGTTCTCGCCGTCCTCCCGGACGGTGACACTCGCGACCAGGCCCTCCAACGCCATGAGACCGGTGCGGCTGACCCGGCCCGGGCGGTAGGTGCCCGGGTACGAGGCGAGGGACGGATCGGTCACGGCGCCCGGGGCGGCGGGTGCGGGGTTGTCCGGGACGAGGACGTCCACGATCCGGTCGATCAGGTCCTTGCCGTCCCAGGAGGCGCGTCCGTCCCTGCCGTCGCCGTTGAAGACGACGAACACCCCCACGTCGCGGGCGGGGACGAGCAGCAGGTTGGAGTGGAAGCCGGGGATGTCGCCGTCCTTGAACCAACCGGTGCGCCCGCCGCGCCGCCACTCCTCGAATCCGTAGCCCAGGCCGGGCATACGGGGATCCTGCCGGTAGTGGACCCGCTGCATGAGGCCGTTCGCCGTCGTGTCGTCGGTGAGCTGCCCCGTCATCCAGCGGCCCATGTCTACGGCGGTGCTGACCGCACCGGGCCCGGACGGGCTCCACGCACCGTACTGGCCCTCGTCCTCCGTCCAGCCGGACGTGCCGTTGGGGCGGTAGCCGCGGGCGAGACCGGCGGCGATCGAGGCCGGCGGCGGCTGGGCGAACGTGGAACCGGTCATGCCCAGGGGCCCCAGAATGTGCTCGTCGACATAGGCGGGGAAGGACCGGCCGGAGACATCGGCGACGAGCTGGCCCGTGAGCGCGTAGCCGTAGTTGTCGTAGGCGGCGGTCGTGCCCGGGGCACGGACCCGGGGCGGGCGGCGTGTCACAAGGCTTTCGGCGAGCGGTTCGACGTCCTTCGCTCGGGTCCTGTTCCGGCCGACGAGGTCACTGTCGAAGCCCCCGGTGTGGGTGAGCAGTTGGTCCAGGGTGACGGGGCGCCCTGGGTAGGTGTCGGGGACGGTGACCGCACGGAGGTGGTCGTTGACGTCCGCCTTCGGGTCGACCTTCCCCTCGGCGACGAGCTGGGAGGCCGCCTGCGCCGTGAACAGCTTGGCGAGTGAGCCGAGGAAGAAACCGGTGCGCTGCGGGTCGACCGGGGTCCGGGTGCGGACGTCGGCGACGCCATAGCCCTTGGCCAGGACGGTCCGGCCGCCGGCCACGACGGTGACGGCCGCGCCGGGGATGCGGTCGTCTTCCAGGAAGTCGGCGACGGCGGCGTCGACGAGGGACTCGAGACGGGGCGGAGCCGCCGCGTGAGCGGGGGCCGCGACGGAGAGCAGCGCGGCGGAGGCGATCGTGAGGGCGGCTGCCATCGTGGTGAGGGTCCGTATCGACGTCGTACGCATGCGTCGACGATCTCGTTCGGGAACGGGGCGGCGGCAGTGCGAGGCGCATCTGGCGATGTGTATTTCACATGGGTGGGGCGGGTGCGGTGCACCGGCGTGCGTCTAACGTGACCTCATGAACGGGTGGGGCTGGGCATTTCGGTGCGGGCGGGGGACCAGGCCCAGGGGCACCGCGCGGAGGACTTTCACCGGTACGGATGCCGGCTCAGACGTCGGCTCAGGCGCCGACGCCGATGACGGTCCGACGCCGGCGGTCGTATCGGTGATCCTCGTCGTCGTCATTCTCGGCTTCGCCTTCGAGCCCGCTGTCGTCCTGCCGCGCCCGGCCGCCGTGCCGATGCTGCTGCTCCAGTTGGCCATCTGCCTGCCTTCGACGCGGCGGCTGCGCGGGGCCTGGGCCCTCGCCGCACAGGTCCTGCTGATGCCCTGGTCCGGGCTGCCCGGCTTCCTGGGCGCCTCCGTGCTGCTGGTCTTCGAACGGCGCCTGCGATGGGCCCTGTTCGCGGTCGTCGTGCTGGCGGCGGGGCCGCTCTCATCCGGCGACGGCAGCGTCCATTCCGTTCTCAACGGCATCGGGAATGCCCTCGCCCACGGACTGGTCCTCTACGCGCTGACCCGGCTCACCGACCTCTACACCGAACTCCGCGCCACGCGTGGCGCATTGGCGCAGGCCCGGGTCGCGGCCGAGCGGGAGCGTGCCGGGCGGGACCTGGACGCGGTACTGGGAGCGGCCCTGGCGGAGATCACCCGGCTGGCCGGGCAGGGTACGCGGGCGGCGCGGGAACTCGTGGCGGTCGCGCGGGCTGCGACGGAGCGCGTACGAGCCGCGCCGCCCGCACAGTCGGCCGCCGGGACGGACGCCCCCGGCTGTGCCCTGGCCTCCCGGCTGGTGTGGCCCATCGTGGTCGCCACCCACGTCGAGTATCTGATCGTGGGCACTGTCTTCCTGCTCGGTGCCGGGATGCCGGGCGGGCGGGTCGCCGGGTACGCGGCCGCCTTGGCGGCCGTGGTCGGACTCCAGGCGTACCACTCCCTGCCGCGTCCGCCCGGTGTGCGTCCCCCGTACGTCGCGTGGACCCTGGGTGTGCAACTCACTGTCGCCCTGGGCGTGCTGGCCGCTCCGGACGGTCCGTACCCCCAGCCGGTGGGGTTCGTGGCCGCCTCGGTGCTGATCGTCCTCCCCGGGCGCACCGCCTGGCCGGCGGCCGGGGCGCTGACCGCGCTGGCGGCGATCGCGATGCTGCTGAGGACGGACGGGCCCGGGGCTCATGGCACCGCTGTCCTCCTGCTGGACATCGTGGTGATCGCTTCGGTCTTCTACGGCCTTGCCCTGCTCAGCGGCCTGGTCCGTCAGGTGCGGGAGGCTCGCGGAGCGCTGGCGTCGCTGGCCGTGGCGCGAGAACGCCGGCGCATCGCCCGGGACGTCCACGACCTGCTGGGCTACGGGCTGTCGGCGATCGCCCTGAAGGGCGAACTGGCGCTCCGCGACCCTGACCGGGAGCGGGCCGGCCGGCACCTCGCCGATGCGGCGGCGCTGGCGGACCAGGCGCTGACGGACCTTCGGGCGATCCCGGGGGAGGGCTTGGAGATCTCGCTGGCCGAGGAAGTGGCCTCCGCCCGGGACGTACTGGCCGCCGCGGGCATCGCCGTGCGGGTCCGGGGCGGGGCGGACGAGGTGGAGGAGGTGTCGGAAGCACTGTTCGCGACGGTGTTGCGCGAGGCGGTGACGAACGTGCTGCGACACGCGGCGGGAGCGCGCCGGTGCGAGGTGTACTTCGGCCCCGGGCTGCTGCGGGTGGCGGACGACGGCCGCGTGGTTCCCCCACCGTCACGGGGAGAGGGCGACGGAGCGGGTACCGGCGGCAACGGACTGAGGAATCTACGTGAGCGCGCGACCGCGCTCGGCGGGATCCTGGAGGCCGGACCGGCCCCGCACGGCCGCGGCTACGTGGTGACCGTCCGTCTGGAATCCGCTCCGGTCCCCGTCGGCGGGTGACTCCGTGTCACTCCAACCAGCCCTGCTCCCGGGCGATCCGCACCGCGTCGAGCCGGTTGCGGGCATCGAGCTTGGTGACGGCCGCACCGAGATAGTTCCGTACGGTGCCCTGCGAGAGGTGTAACTCGCGGGCGATCTCGTAGAGTTCGGCCCCGGCGGCAGCCAGCCGCAGCACATCGGTCTCGCGTGGGGTGAGCGGGTTCACCTTGGCGGTGAGCGCCGCGGCGGCCAGCCTTGGATCGATGACATGCTCCCCGTCCGCCACGCTGCGGATCGCGGCGGCCAGCTGATCCGGCTGGGCGTCCTTGAGCACGAACCCGCCCACCTGGGCGGCGAGAGCCGACCTCAGTGCCTCGGGCCGGCCCAAGGCGGTGAGGATGAGGATCCGGCAGTCAGGAAGCGCGGCTCCGAGGTCGCGGGCGGCGGACAGTCCGTCGGCGCCGGGCATTTCCAGGTCGAGTACCGCGACGGTGGGGTGGTGGGCGAGAGCGGCGGGGACGACGGCGTCCCCACGTGCCACCTCGGCCACGACCTCCATGTCCGGCTCCAGGCCCAGCAGGGCTGCCAGCGCCCCACGGATCATGTGCATGTCTTCGGCCAGCAGAATGCGGATCACAGTCCCCCCCCGGCGAAGGATCGTACCTCCGGCCTGTGGGCATGCACCGCGTCCGCCTCCATCCGGCGCCCGAGGCCGCTCCTGCTGGCGGCTCGCCCGGATCGTCATGGTCTGATCCGGGCGAGCCTCGGGCCGGTGGGTCAGTCCGTGTCGCGCGGGTCGAACGACTCGGTGTCGACGGTCAGCGGCTTCGGGAAGGCGGTGGCCACCGACTCCCAGCCGGTGAACTTGAAGTCGGTGCCCTCCCGGTCCCCGTCGGCGGGTGTGGCCTCGCCGTCATGGGTCACGAGCAGGCCCTGGGGGAAGGTCTGCCCCAGCGGCACGTTGACCACGGTGGCCCCGTCGGATTGCTGCACCCCGTCGGTGGCGGCGCCGTCGGTGACGGCGAAGGAGCCGAGGTAGGCGTTGCGGCCCTGGCGCTCGTACACGGCGAAGGTGTTGTCGCCCTGGCTGGAGGCGAGCAGATATCCCGTGCCGTCGTCGGCGTGGTAGATCGTGGCGCCCTCGGCGTCGGCGCTCAGGTGTTCACCGCCGAAGCCCGGGTCGTTCGCGGTGTCGAGGACGCACTCCTCCGTCTCCGTGTGATAGGTCCACGGCGTGCCGTACTCCCGCACCCGGTCGATCAGCTTCGGCCGCTCGAACTCCTCGTCGTCGAGGCCGATCCGCCACAGCCCGACGTCCTCCTGGGCCGCGTACAGCACGTGTTCCTCCTGGTCGACGACCATGCCCTCGACCTGGGCGTGGTCTCCGGGGTCGGCGCACGGCGTCCATTTCCCGCCGTCGGGCAGGGTGAAGGACCGCGGAAGGTCGAGCGTGTCCTCGGTCTTGTAGCCGACGCGCCCGTCGTGGTCCTCCAGTTGCAGCAGCCGTACCCGGGTCTCCGAACGGCGGGACACCACCGCGTACGCGTGGTCGTCGTCGCTGAAGGCGGCCAGTCCGTAGGCGGTGCGCTGGTCGTCGACCTCGGCCTCGCTCGTGGCGAAGACCGGCGCGATGTCCGCCGCCGTCACGTCCTTCAACGGCGGCGTTCCCGCGGCGACGGCGGCCGGGTCGATGGCGTAGGCCCGCACCCGGTCCCGGCCGCGGTCGCTGACCAGGGCCA of the Streptomyces koelreuteriae genome contains:
- a CDS encoding carbohydrate ABC transporter permease; translated protein: MTAPTETTLSRRPSRVRGPDARGVRPRRSASPFRPGAGRQAHGGPVAYLLLGLMAVISLFPLYWTIVAASTSSQAVNRAAPPLLPGGRLISNLGAAWRDADLGKAVLNSFVVSGSVAASTALFATLAGYAFAKLRFRLRTALLLVVIATAAVPPQLSVIPLFQIMTSLGWYGRLPAVIAPTLVSAVGVFFMRQYLAEALPDELIEAARVDGAGSHRIFWHVVLPAARPGMLVLFLITFVQSWNDFFWPFVVLTSENPTVQVAMVKLAQGYVPDQSVIMAGALLGTLPLLLLFLVFGRRIVGNLTLGALKG
- a CDS encoding carbohydrate ABC transporter permease; its protein translation is MASPLAPTSSARRGRRYRWGLKITPYTYVAPFFVLFGAFGLYPLAYTAWLSLHDVQLVELNALSWTGLGNYDDLLTSPRFWKATLNTISIGVISAVPQLLMALGLAHLLNYRLRGALMWRVASLVPYATSAGAAALFFQFAFSRDFGLVNWALHSLGLGPVDWEGGTLSSQLAVSAIVIWRWTGYNALLFLAAIQAIPQERYEAAALDGASRRQQLLYVTIPGIRPTIVFTIVISTIGSIQLFGEPLIFGGGSQAVQGGADGQYQTLGLLLYQTGWANGNAGRASALAWLMFLLIILIALTQAVVARRARRR
- a CDS encoding ABC transporter substrate-binding protein, encoding MNPGGALRVTTTVASALALAVATTSCDSSDGPASGRVTIRISTFSNMGFNTSGLFEEYERLHPGITIEEDNAADEATYWQALQPKLSSGQGLGDIVSVEVGRIRTIAGSKAGMFADLSQAPGVRADSFYPWKWDQAEAEDGRVLGLGTDIGPMAVCYRKDLFRQAGLPTQRDAVGDLWAAGWERYVDVGERFQKQTEDKSLRFMDTGNGLYNAMIFGQTTSYYDSSGKLVHDSNPGVRRAYDLAARANASGMTARLQQFQTNWRKSFSAAKFATVVCPSWMLGQISQAAGPGGEGQWDIARAPAPANWGGSFLTVPENSEVRGEAEKLAAWLTDPAQQAKTFADASAGNFPSSRTAAAGPSVAGTRSRYFSDAPVGRIFGAAAKDMPTLNIGPDQGLITNAISSGLTRVEQQGMNPDESWRQSLGEVESAIGKD
- a CDS encoding LacI family DNA-binding transcriptional regulator gives rise to the protein MPGGRSSSGATVRTGAADPAARVTIAEIAREAGVSAPTVSKVLNGHEQVAPETRARVEELLRRHNYLRRRARPKRTAGWIDLVIREVDSLWAGEVMQGVQSAAAEHGAEVVVTAAHGTTTDTGRWLDNVSTRGSDGIVLAVTDLTPPQREQVDALGIPMAVVDPVGSPDAGVPTVGATNWQGGLVATRHLLDLGHRRIGILRGLEDALCARARLDGYRAALEGAGIEVDPALQRPGDFYYTTGFSGMRDLLALPDPPTAVFACSDLMALGAYEAIRQAGLRVATDVSIVGFDDVPNAAWASPPLTTVSQPLREMAALAARIVLQGADAVLPGPTLRMELATHLVVRESTGTAPGGSNV
- a CDS encoding twin-arginine translocation signal domain-containing protein, translating into MNTWTRRGLLTAGTATGVAALIGAGSPTRGPEPLDIVTGEDGFRAPTTAAAGAVTFRVRTTSTRTGIVGIARLRRGVGEAAFRRHLRDVFEKKNAQDVIQASKDLMADAELFGGAMAVPGSQSSFTAWLPPGRYLVLEYKDFEGPRVGRDPLPGTEYVSPLLVHAADVAGAGRPRPSATVIAVDTKMGPRFVLEGRIRRDRPVRYVNAMRGQVDELAVYPLTDDSVTEADIQRFFQEPWSAAPFDLAAQLGTPPLSPGRSAVLGMPLEPGRYALTSWVAGMQDAQHLSAHGQVLIVTVP
- a CDS encoding serine hydrolase domain-containing protein, coding for MRTTSIRTLTTMAAALTIASAALLSVAAPAHAAAPPRLESLVDAAVADFLEDDRIPGAAVTVVAGGRTVLAKGYGVADVRTRTPVDPQRTGFFLGSLAKLFTAQAASQLVAEGKVDPKADVNDHLRAVTVPDTYPGRPVTLDQLLTHTGGFDSDLVGRNRTRAKDVEPLAESLVTRRPPRVRAPGTTAAYDNYGYALTGQLVADVSGRSFPAYVDEHILGPLGMTGSTFAQPPPASIAAGLARGYRPNGTSGWTEDEGQYGAWSPSGPGAVSTAVDMGRWMTGQLTDDTTANGLMQRVHYRQDPRMPGLGYGFEEWRRGGRTGWFKDGDIPGFHSNLLLVPARDVGVFVVFNGDGRDGRASWDGKDLIDRIVDVLVPDNPAPAAPGAVTDPSLASYPGTYRPGRVSRTGLMALEGLVASVTVREDGENGLRTTGLSLDPDQPEQRWLALGDGLFQERGGSATLAFTRGGVLVSSAVPSSTYAKLTWHQSPSLHLGLLAAGTGTLILAAIALPVIALVRRLRGRTPHPPAARVARATASATGLIAAAFTAALAAVVRDGNAMMEAVLLGPPLLSIVTMLGTALVLLALGVVAGAIAAWFRGWWNVSGRILFTLTAMAAVAMASMLLQYRLVGGPFV
- a CDS encoding sensor histidine kinase, which produces MILVVVILGFAFEPAVVLPRPAAVPMLLLQLAICLPSTRRLRGAWALAAQVLLMPWSGLPGFLGASVLLVFERRLRWALFAVVVLAAGPLSSGDGSVHSVLNGIGNALAHGLVLYALTRLTDLYTELRATRGALAQARVAAERERAGRDLDAVLGAALAEITRLAGQGTRAARELVAVARAATERVRAAPPAQSAAGTDAPGCALASRLVWPIVVATHVEYLIVGTVFLLGAGMPGGRVAGYAAALAAVVGLQAYHSLPRPPGVRPPYVAWTLGVQLTVALGVLAAPDGPYPQPVGFVAASVLIVLPGRTAWPAAGALTALAAIAMLLRTDGPGAHGTAVLLLDIVVIASVFYGLALLSGLVRQVREARGALASLAVARERRRIARDVHDLLGYGLSAIALKGELALRDPDRERAGRHLADAAALADQALTDLRAIPGEGLEISLAEEVASARDVLAAAGIAVRVRGGADEVEEVSEALFATVLREAVTNVLRHAAGARRCEVYFGPGLLRVADDGRVVPPPSRGEGDGAGTGGNGLRNLRERATALGGILEAGPAPHGRGYVVTVRLESAPVPVGG
- a CDS encoding response regulator transcription factor, producing MIRILLAEDMHMIRGALAALLGLEPDMEVVAEVARGDAVVPAALAHHPTVAVLDLEMPGADGLSAARDLGAALPDCRILILTALGRPEALRSALAAQVGGFVLKDAQPDQLAAAIRSVADGEHVIDPRLAAAALTAKVNPLTPRETDVLRLAAAGAELYEIARELHLSQGTVRNYLGAAVTKLDARNRLDAVRIAREQGWLE
- a CDS encoding phytase, with amino-acid sequence MSASALSTLTAALLMVTGVSAAPQPVPVSARVETPAVYDDEAGGNADADDPAVWVDPGDPDRSLVISTLKEAGLDVYGLDGRRLQHITAPAAPGEDAAPGRFNNVDVVYGFSLDGKKTDLALVSDRGRDRVRAYAIDPAAVAAGTPPLKDVTAADIAPVFATSEAEVDDQRTAYGLAAFSDDDHAYAVVSRRSETRVRLLQLEDHDGRVGYKTEDTLDLPRSFTLPDGGKWTPCADPGDHAQVEGMVVDQEEHVLYAAQEDVGLWRIGLDDEEFERPKLIDRVREYGTPWTYHTETEECVLDTANDPGFGGEHLSADAEGATIYHADDGTGYLLASSQGDNTFAVYERQGRNAYLGSFAVTDGAATDGVQQSDGATVVNVPLGQTFPQGLLVTHDGEATPADGDREGTDFKFTGWESVATAFPKPLTVDTESFDPRDTD